Proteins encoded in a region of the Myxococcales bacterium genome:
- a CDS encoding SUMF1/EgtB/PvdO family nonheme iron enzyme has translation MLEQDPPALATVAPDVDPALAAVVDRALAREPAARPASADAMAQALATAAAGAPVAHVDNPYRGLAAFAADDRALFFGRGADVGAIVDRLRGEQAVVVVGDSGVGKSSLVRAGVLPAIAAGGLGGARAWITATFRPGADPLAAARAALGVAGPDDLAGALAAATHGGAGLVVFVDQAEELITQAPRADAVELADVLATALAGDPGLRVIASVRGDFVTRLADVPGLRALVTRGLHLVSPLDDAGRREAILGPAAVVGVELEAAAVDALVAESAGRGGLPLLQFALALLWQRRDVTTVRITAADVVAIGGVGGALARHADGVIAALDPAGRATARRLLTALVTSDGTSAIRDAAELAVDAAGARAVLDALIDGRLVVARDGAAGASYALAHDALIVHWATLAEWLADDVGLRARRQRLAAAATEWARLGRGRDGLLTRRQLSEAATLPDLAAREAALVAASRRALARRRTLTLSLVALAVAAIVAAVVGTRWAQARARDRQIAAHVARAQKLAGAAGAQAAVADRTRADAFAQFDRYARTNAAADEAVAEDTWRLAQARSRETRDTYRAAASALESALLIEARPRLRTRLAELLHAQAVLAERDHDPYAVADLRARVATYSAEVAATWDAPATLTVTVDTPAELVVRCAVASDPTRRPGLPLADVRGRTLTVTTPPTSCLVDVDSPGRVRVQAPVTLARGERLALALTLPAAATAPAGFAYVAPGRFLFGAEPEEVRKALAAPPQHQVELPGFWIARTETTLAQWIEFLDQLAPAEREERRPRPGAGFASGVELTVDADGAWAFTLTHADATYRARRGAPFRYQGRARRVAQDWTLFPVAGITIADARAYAAWLDRTGRVRGARLCTGAEWERAARGADDRIYPHGDQLELDDADLVKTYGEVPGSFGPDQVGSHPASDSPFGVADLLGNVWEFVESTPEVAVTRGGDWYSGGFSSRSSKNLGNEPNFRSGGTGVRICADAR, from the coding sequence GTGCTCGAGCAAGATCCGCCGGCGCTGGCGACCGTGGCGCCCGACGTCGATCCGGCGCTGGCGGCGGTGGTCGATCGCGCGCTGGCCCGCGAGCCCGCGGCCCGGCCGGCCTCGGCCGACGCGATGGCCCAGGCGCTCGCGACCGCGGCGGCCGGCGCGCCGGTGGCCCACGTCGACAACCCGTACCGCGGCCTGGCCGCGTTCGCCGCCGACGATCGCGCGCTGTTCTTCGGCCGCGGCGCCGACGTCGGCGCGATCGTCGATCGCCTGCGCGGCGAACAAGCGGTGGTCGTCGTCGGCGACTCGGGCGTCGGCAAGTCGTCGCTGGTGCGGGCCGGCGTGCTGCCGGCGATCGCCGCCGGTGGGCTCGGCGGTGCGCGCGCGTGGATCACGGCGACCTTCCGCCCCGGCGCCGACCCCCTCGCGGCCGCGCGGGCCGCGCTCGGCGTCGCGGGCCCCGACGACCTCGCCGGCGCGCTCGCGGCGGCGACCCACGGCGGCGCCGGCCTGGTCGTGTTCGTCGATCAGGCCGAGGAGCTGATCACCCAGGCGCCGCGCGCGGACGCGGTCGAGCTCGCGGACGTGCTGGCGACCGCGCTGGCCGGCGATCCCGGCCTGCGGGTGATCGCGTCGGTGCGCGGCGACTTCGTCACCCGCCTGGCCGACGTCCCGGGCCTGCGCGCGCTGGTCACGCGCGGGCTGCACCTGGTCAGCCCGCTCGACGACGCCGGCCGGCGCGAGGCCATCCTCGGCCCGGCCGCGGTCGTCGGCGTCGAGCTCGAGGCCGCCGCGGTCGACGCGCTGGTCGCCGAAAGCGCTGGGCGCGGTGGCCTGCCGCTGCTCCAGTTCGCGCTGGCGCTCTTGTGGCAGCGGCGCGACGTCACCACCGTCCGGATCACCGCCGCCGACGTGGTCGCGATCGGCGGTGTCGGCGGGGCCCTGGCCCGGCACGCCGACGGCGTGATCGCCGCGCTCGATCCCGCCGGCCGCGCCACCGCGCGCCGGCTGCTGACCGCGCTGGTCACCAGCGACGGCACCAGCGCGATCCGCGACGCGGCCGAGCTGGCCGTCGACGCCGCCGGCGCGCGCGCGGTGCTCGACGCGCTCATCGACGGCCGCCTCGTCGTCGCCCGCGACGGCGCCGCCGGCGCCAGCTACGCCTTGGCGCACGACGCGCTGATCGTCCACTGGGCGACCTTGGCCGAGTGGCTGGCCGACGACGTCGGGCTGCGCGCGCGCCGCCAGCGCCTGGCCGCGGCCGCCACCGAGTGGGCGCGGCTCGGCCGCGGCAGGGACGGCCTGCTCACGCGGCGTCAGCTCAGCGAGGCGGCGACGCTCCCCGACCTGGCCGCGCGCGAGGCCGCGCTGGTCGCCGCGTCGCGCCGCGCGCTGGCCCGCCGCCGCACGCTGACGCTCAGCCTGGTCGCGCTGGCGGTGGCCGCGATCGTCGCCGCCGTGGTCGGCACGCGCTGGGCCCAGGCCCGCGCCCGCGACCGGCAGATCGCCGCGCACGTCGCCCGCGCGCAGAAGCTCGCCGGCGCCGCGGGCGCGCAGGCCGCGGTCGCCGATCGCACCCGCGCTGACGCGTTCGCGCAGTTCGATCGCTACGCCCGCACCAACGCCGCCGCGGACGAGGCGGTGGCCGAGGACACCTGGCGCCTGGCCCAGGCCCGGTCGCGCGAGACCCGTGACACCTACCGCGCCGCGGCGTCGGCGCTCGAGTCGGCCCTGCTGATCGAGGCGCGCCCGCGCCTGCGCACGCGCCTGGCCGAGCTGCTCCACGCCCAGGCGGTCCTGGCCGAGCGCGATCACGATCCCTACGCCGTCGCCGATCTGCGCGCGCGCGTCGCCACCTACTCGGCCGAGGTCGCCGCGACCTGGGACGCGCCGGCGACGTTGACGGTCACCGTCGACACGCCCGCCGAGCTGGTCGTGCGGTGCGCGGTGGCGAGCGATCCGACCCGTCGGCCTGGGCTGCCGCTGGCTGACGTCCGCGGGCGCACGCTGACGGTGACGACACCCCCGACCAGCTGCCTGGTCGACGTGGACAGCCCGGGGCGGGTGCGGGTGCAGGCGCCGGTGACGCTGGCGCGCGGCGAGCGGCTGGCCCTGGCGCTGACCCTGCCGGCCGCGGCGACCGCGCCCGCGGGGTTCGCCTACGTCGCGCCGGGGCGGTTCCTGTTCGGCGCCGAGCCCGAGGAGGTGCGCAAGGCCCTGGCCGCGCCGCCGCAGCACCAGGTCGAGCTGCCTGGGTTCTGGATCGCGCGGACCGAGACCACGCTGGCCCAGTGGATCGAGTTCCTCGACCAGCTCGCGCCGGCCGAGCGCGAGGAGCGCCGGCCGCGGCCCGGCGCCGGGTTCGCGAGCGGCGTCGAGCTCACCGTCGACGCCGACGGGGCCTGGGCGTTCACGCTGACCCACGCCGACGCCACGTACCGGGCGCGGCGCGGCGCGCCGTTCCGCTACCAGGGCCGCGCGCGCCGGGTCGCGCAGGACTGGACCCTGTTCCCGGTGGCCGGCATCACGATCGCCGACGCCCGCGCCTACGCCGCCTGGCTCGACCGCACCGGGCGCGTGCGCGGCGCGCGGCTGTGCACCGGCGCCGAGTGGGAGCGCGCGGCCCGCGGCGCCGACGACCGGATCTATCCGCACGGCGATCAGCTGGAGCTCGACGACGCCGACCTGGTCAAGACCTACGGCGAGGTGCCAGGCTCGTTCGGACCCGATCAGGTCGGCAGCCACCCGGCGTCCGACAGCCCGTTCGGGGTCGCGGATCTGCTCGGCAACGTCTGGGAGTTCGTCGAGAGCACGCCCGAGGTCGCGGTGACCCGCGGCGGCGACTGGTACAGCGGCGGGTTCTCGTCGCGGTCGAGCAAGAACCTCGGCAACGAGCCGAACTTCCGCAGCGGCGGCACCGGCGTCCGCATCTGCGCCG
- a CDS encoding HutD family protein has protein sequence MPLIERIDAGAWRSAPWGAAQGTSHEIARWPAGAAAARLARVSVAEITAPGPFTRLPGYRRWLCVLDDGGGLTLTIDGRAWHGTTGAAIEFGGADDVTATITGPARVWNLIARADVTWTAARLAAVEDRALPAGVAIVYATSARVGVEVDGHGHGLPATATLIATSSQPLAVRVGAGPDSAALVVHLALAPSPQHGGAVVMTPPPEQVVTLDGAAMTTPAEFHAELARQFGFPAFYGANLDALIDCLTYLDEPDARMSAVHAPPGGIVVIALTDAAAVPAALYQGFVDALAFVNHRRRERGGRAVVALAAHR, from the coding sequence ATGCCGCTGATCGAACGCATCGACGCCGGCGCGTGGCGGTCGGCGCCGTGGGGCGCCGCGCAGGGCACGTCGCACGAGATCGCGCGCTGGCCGGCCGGCGCCGCCGCGGCCCGGCTGGCGCGGGTCAGCGTCGCCGAGATCACAGCGCCCGGCCCGTTCACCCGCCTGCCCGGCTACCGCCGCTGGCTGTGCGTGCTCGATGACGGCGGCGGCCTGACGCTGACCATCGACGGGCGCGCGTGGCATGGCACGACCGGCGCGGCGATCGAGTTCGGAGGCGCCGACGACGTGACCGCGACGATCACCGGTCCGGCCCGCGTCTGGAACCTGATCGCCCGCGCCGACGTCACGTGGACGGCGGCGCGCCTGGCCGCGGTCGAGGACCGAGCGCTGCCGGCCGGGGTCGCGATCGTCTACGCGACCAGCGCCCGCGTCGGCGTCGAGGTCGACGGCCACGGCCACGGCCTGCCCGCGACCGCGACCTTGATCGCGACCTCGTCCCAGCCGCTCGCGGTCCGGGTCGGCGCCGGCCCCGACAGCGCCGCGCTGGTGGTGCACCTCGCGCTGGCGCCGTCGCCGCAGCACGGCGGCGCGGTCGTGATGACGCCCCCGCCCGAGCAGGTGGTCACGCTCGACGGCGCGGCGATGACCACGCCCGCGGAGTTCCACGCCGAGCTGGCGCGCCAGTTCGGCTTCCCGGCCTTCTATGGCGCCAACCTCGACGCGCTGATCGACTGCCTGACCTACCTCGACGAGCCCGACGCCCGCATGTCGGCGGTCCACGCGCCGCCGGGCGGCATCGTCGTGATCGCGCTGACCGACGCCGCGGCCGTGCCTGCGGCGCTGTACCAGGGGTTCGTCGACGCGCTCGCGTTCGTCAACCACCGCCGACGCGAGCGCGGCGGTCGGGCCGTGGTCGCGCTCGCCGCGCACCGCTGA